A window from Cryptomeria japonica chromosome 1, Sugi_1.0, whole genome shotgun sequence encodes these proteins:
- the LOC131028049 gene encoding alpha-amylase — translation MDKIEGRLLGTVILLGLIIHSSTQTPSAGGKSKSDPLDIVLFQGFNWESSKSGSWYNVLKGAAKEIAEAGITDVWFPPPSQSVSPQGYLPGKLYDLDESKYGTSSELRQAVQAFHQNGVRCVSDIVINHRTGSKQDDKGNWCIFEGGTNDDRLDWGAWAIPINDKPYSCGSGNVDTGNDYEAAPDIDHTNPRVQRELSEWMKWLMSDIGFDGWRFDFARGYAGNSLALYLQNTAPAFAVGEVWETLNFGNGGENAHRQRLVDWVHSTGDRSAAFDFTTKGILQLAVQNNELWRLRDSTGKPSGMIGLLPQKAVTFIDNHDTGSTQNLWPFPADKLMQGYAYILTHPGVPTIFYDHFQDTNLKEGIRKLIEIRKRNQIKANSACTIITAESDLYMANIEEKVILKIGARYDVGKFVPSKDFQLATSGNDYAVWEKKA, via the exons ATGGACAAGATTGAAGGTAGATTATTGGGAACAGTCATATTATTAGGGTTGATCATTCATTCGTCGACACAAACACCATCAGCGGGAGGCAAGAGCAAATCTGACCCTCTGGATATTGTCTTATTTCAG GGGTTCAACTGGGAGTCATCCAAGAGCGGTTCATGGTACAACGTACTGAAAGGGGCTGCAAAGGAGATTGCAGAGGCCGGTATAACAGATGTCTGGTTTCCCCCACCTTCTCAGTCTGTATCCccacaag GTTATCTGCCGGGGAAGCTGTACGACCTGGACGAATCCAAGTATGGAACTTCCTCTGAGCTTCGGCAGGCGGTTCAGGCGTTCCACCAGAATGGAGTGCGGTGTGTGAGCGACATAGTCATAAATCACCGGACGGGCTCAAAGCAGGACGACAAAGGCAACTGGTGTATTTTCGAAGGAGGAACAAATGACGACCGTCTCGACTGGGGCGCCTGGGCCATTCCAATCAACGACAAGCCCTACTCCTGCGGCTCGGGCAATGTGGACACTGGAAACGACTACGAGGCTGCCCCTGACATCGACCACACAAACCCGCGTGTGCAGCGCGAGTTGTCGGAGTGGATGAAGTGGCTCATGTCCGACATTGGCTTTGACGGCTGGAGGTTCGACTTCGCCAGAGGATACGCCGGGAATTCGCTGGCTCTGTACCTGCAAAACACTGCTCCTGCTTTCGCTGTGGGAGAGGTGTGGGAGACACTTAATTTTGGAAACGGAGGGGAGAATGCTCATCGGCAGAGATTGGTCGATTGGGTTCACTCCACCGGCGATCGCTCTGCTGCTTTCGACTTTACTACCAAAGGAATTCTGCAGCTTGCTGTGCAGAACAATGAGCTCTGGCGATTAAGGGACTCCACCGGCAAACCCTCTGGCATGATCGGGCTCTTACCCCAAAAGGCCGTCACTTTCATTGACAACCACGACACGGGCTCTACGCAGAACTTGTGGCCCTTTCCTGCTGATAAACTTATGCAAGGATACGCCTATATTCTCACTCACCCTGGAGTGCCCACCATT TTTTATGATCATTTCCAGGACACGAACTTGAAGGAGGGCATTAGAAAGCTGATTGAAATACGAAAGAGAAACCAAATCAAGGCCAACAGTGCTTGCACCATCATAACTGCAGAGTCCGACCTGTACATGGCCAACATCGAGGAAAAGGTTATCCTGAAAATCGGAGCCAGATATGATGTGGGAAAGTTCGTCCCCTCAAAAGATTTCCAACTCGCCACATCGGGAAATGACTATGCTGTCTGGGAAAAGAAGGCTTAA